One window of the Torulaspora delbrueckii CBS 1146 chromosome 6, complete genome genome contains the following:
- the YOS9 gene encoding Yos9p (similar to Saccharomyces cerevisiae YOS9 (YDR057W); ancestral locus Anc_3.306): MWSLWVLAIAGFIRYTTAILVPIEDIYGSKRYSINYLPFERWEQLIINNSTTLSSGTVMELGDYISCYVPNVDADLDSSVAQYNETELNEMLENGVKIITTVFNGCITYLGGFWNYELCSNTGLSQFDGDPKTSTSNYQLGRIKKSVEDREFQLLYDDFGYYISELVGSGDICDLTGHPRVVEIQYICRPAAGPASIQWVREIKTCHYEIQVAIPELCSLEILSKSEDKIVSRSILCVNKEDSNSGVVDIISSYKPTFLGNEVYLLEPYDKISSHNRTALMFTGNMSSHGSLLEQKLDIKLANAISRMVFQHLLLLPDGLPYNVDDKFAWMSEVLDSKGNFVTMVQFNLSSTLADIDINSSIEFKGPGNFVFFERNVNRNLVNVQPDPIVEEEAAAMDRILEADLQEVTKQILKGLLSPDQILEALGELDLIEHEQGNLAQEESS; this comes from the coding sequence ATGTGGAGCCTGTGGGTACTTGCCATAGCAGGCTTTATCAGGTATACCACTGCAATTCTAGTACCAATTGAGGATATATATGGTTCAAAAAGATATTCGATCAACTATCTCCCATTTGAGCGCTGGGAACaactcatcatcaacaattcCACTACATTATCATCAGGGACAGTTATGGAACTTGGGGACTACATTTCATGCTATGTACCGAATGTTGATGCAGATCTGGATAGTTCAGTAGCGCAGTATAACGAGACAGAACTGAATGAGATGCTAGAAAATGGAGTTAAAATCATTACCACTGTATTCAATGGCTGCATTACATATCTTGGTGGTTTTTGGAACTACGAGTTATGCAGTAATACTGGGCTATCCCAGTTTGATGGTGACCCCAAGACAAGTACATCGAACTATCAGTTAGGCAGGATCAAAAaatctgttgaagatcgGGAATTTCAGCTTCTATATGATGATTTTGGTTACTACATTAGTGAACTTGTTGGTTCAGGAGACATTTGCGATTTGACTGGGCATCCAAGAGTGGTCGAAATTCAGTACATATGCCGCCCAGCAGCTGGACCTGCAAGCATACAATGGGTCAGAGAAATAAAGACTTGCCATTATGAAATCCAGGTGGCCATTCCTGAACTGTGTAGCCTTGAGATCCTTTCAAAAAGTGAAGATAAAATTGTATCAAGGTCCATACTCTGTGTTaacaaagaagattcgAATTCTGGGGTCGTCGACATTATTAGCTCTTACAAGCCCACTTTCTTGGGCAACGAAGTCTACCTATTGGAGCCTTACGATAAGATATCATCACATAATAGGACAGCTTTAATGTTCACTGGTAACATGTCGTCTCATGGAAGCCTTCTGGAACAGAAGTTGGATATCAAGCTTGCGAATGCTATTAGTCGAATGGTTTTTCAACATTTGCTTCTACTACCTGATGGATTGCCATATaatgttgatgataagTTCGCCTGGATGTCAGAAGTCCTGGATTCGAAAGGAAATTTCGTGACAATGGTACAGTTCAACCTCAGTTCAACGCTGGCCGATATTGATATCAAtagttcaattgaattCAAAGGACCTGGTAACTtcgttttcttcgagagaAATGTGAATCGCAATCTGGTTAATGTCCAGCCAGACCCAATCGTGGAAGAGGAAGCTGCTGCAATGGACCGTATTCTTGAAGCAGATTTACAGGAGGTCACCAAACAGATATTAAAAGGATTACTCTCCCCTGATCAGATACTGGAAGCTCTCGGGGAGCTGGATCTAATCGAACACGAGCAAGGGAATTTAGCTCAGGAGGAATCATCTTGA
- the EMC10 gene encoding Emc10p (similar to Saccharomyces cerevisiae YDR056C; ancestral locus Anc_3.305), whose product MKLTALCLAASVSLAIAEEFTLSARPVSSDQSFQLGVFDYEIEPLSVSQVSPAKGELPSDTAYCVDATFNQSGTTIPCFSYLELQYPFQYSLIVDLHDEEISKLSLVYNSGVEGIVPTIRRPVNGPEAPPFKLKKVTKTYKDKKAAKDAATAQFKDEEDVDDRSWMQKNWKMLLIGLVVYNVIAFGSRQQQRQQAD is encoded by the coding sequence ATGAAACTCACAGCCCTCTGTCTAGCGGCATCAGTATCCTTAGCGATCGCTGAAGAGTTCACCTTGAGTGCGAGGCCAGTAAGTTCAGAtcaaagctttcaactGGGGGTCTTTGACTACGAAATAGAACCACTCAGCGTATCCCAGGTGAGCCCAGCAAAGGGGGAACTACCATCAGATACGGCTTACTGCGTGGATGCGACTTTTAATCAGAGCGGTACAACGATTCCTTGTTTCTCGTACCTAGAGTTACAATATCCATTTCAGTATAGCCTTATCGTTGATTTacatgatgaagagattaGCAAACTCTCTCTTGTGTACAATTCTGGAGTTGAAGGTATCGTCCCTACCATCAGGCGTCCAGTGAATGGACCAGAAGCGCCTCCattcaagttgaagaaggttACGAAAACTTATAAGGACAAGAAGGCTGCAAAGGATGCTGCTACTGCCCAGTTTAAAGACGAAGAGGACGTTGATGACAGATCATGGATGCAGAAAAACTGGAAAATGCTTTTGATCGGGCTTGTAGTATACAATGTTATTGCATTTGGTAGCAGGCAGCAGCAAAGACAACAAGCAGATTGA
- the SFH1 gene encoding Sfh1p (similar to Saccharomyces cerevisiae SFH1 (YLR321C); ancestral locus Anc_4.131): MNILQMVNYIKKARLPVMSQQQFLPQAYLTNFHNRIRNEDVPIFVTAQPSRGHKRAKVVNYAEFDTDIFDEFANVGMGMDMDSRSGSTHPANTAGDGGANGPEDDKVGGADGAVDANGNPVNGGNGNHVKAEDVGLPDIQDQDDQLSILRYPKIRETFLQSKVATPYRLDIPPPLSKDQQEPIIIPISLNLEHGGHTITDFFTWNINDHSMTPEEFATIYCRDLDFPNSSALHSQIISTINEQLQEYETVAAVVVPDLQVIVNLTCSLDNRLYEDNFQWNLNDKSLSPEMFAETIVQDLGLSREFMPAIAHAHHEYLLRVKKEWLEGHLNQDHVPNGAAFGYLSGIRLDIDELGVNWCPKVEVLTQEEIQKREIEKERSLRRLKRETDRMSRRGRRRVDDLETTMRI, encoded by the coding sequence ATGAATATACTCCAGATGGTGAATTACATAAAAAAGGCTAGACTGCCAGTAATGtcacaacaacaattccTGCCACAGGCATACTTAACCAATTTCCACAATAGAATACGTAACGAAGATGTTCCTATCTTTGTCACCGCGCAGCCTTCCAGGGGCCATAAGCGTGCAAAAGTGGTCAATTATGCCGAGTTTGATACAGATattttcgatgaatttgCCAATGTAGGTATGGGAATGGATATGGACTCCAGAAGTGGATCTACGCATCCTGCAAATACTGCAGGAGATGGGGGAGCAAATGGACCtgaggatgataaagtAGGTGGAGCTGACGGAGCTGTCGATGCCAATGGGAACCCAGTGAACGGTGGCAATGGTAATCATGTGAAGGCCGAAGACGTTGGATTGCCTGACATACAGGATCAGgatgatcaattgagtaTTCTGAGGTACCCAAAGATCAGAGAGACCTTCTTGCAGAGTAAGGTGGCTACACCATATAGACTAGATATCCCACCACCTCTTTCGAAGGACCAACAGGAACCTATTATTATACCGATCAGTTTGAACTTGGAACATGGCGGTCATACGATTACTGACTTTTTCACTTGGAATATAAATGACCATTCAATGACTCCAGAGGAGTTCGCCACAATATATTGCAGAGACCTGGATTTCCCCAATTCTTCAGCGCTGCATTCTCAGATAATCTCGACAATCAACGAACAACTACAAGAATACGAGACAGTGGCGGCTGTGGTGGTGCCCGATCTACAAGTCATTGTCAATCTGACTTGTAGCCTGGATAACAGGCTCTACGAAGATAACTTCCAGTGGAACTTGAATGACAAAAGCTTGTCGCCAGAGATGTTTGCAGAGACAATAGTACAGGATCTAGGTCTATCGAGGGAGTTCATGCCCGCCATAGCGCATGCCCATCACGAATATCTGCTGAGGGTCAAGAAAGAGTGGTTAGAAGGTCATCTAAACCAGGATCATGTTCCTAACGGTGCTGCATTCGGTTACCTCTCGGGTATAAGGCttgatatcgatgagttGGGTGTTAATTGGTGTCCAAAGGTAGAGGTACTCACTCAGGAAGAGATACAGAAGcgtgaaattgaaaaggaGAGAAGTCTGAGAAGATTAAAGAGAGAAACAGATAGGATGAGTAGACGTggtagaagaagagttgatgatttggagaCAACGATGAGGATTTGA
- the EFB1 gene encoding translation elongation factor 1 subunit beta (similar to Saccharomyces cerevisiae EFB1 (YAL003W); ancestral locus Anc_4.130), whose translation MSFTDFSKVETLQKLNAFLADKSYIEGTSASQADVTVYKAFQQAYPDFARWFNHIAARSEEFSSFPAASASTSAPAAEAEEDDDEVDLFGSDDEEADEEAEKIKAQRVADYQARKANKPAKPAAKSIVTLDVKPWDDETDLEQMTANVKAIEIEGLTWGAHQFIPIGFGIKKLQINCVVEDDKVPMDDLQQAIEDDDDHVQSTDVAAMQKL comes from the exons ATGTCCTTTACCGACTTCTCCAAGGTTGagactttgcaaaaattgaacGCATTTTTGGCTGACAAGTCCTACATCGAAGG TACTTCTGCCTCCCAAGCCGACGTCACTGTCTACAAGGCTTTCCAACAAGCCTACCCAGACTTTGCTAGATGGTTCAACCACATTGCTGCTAGAAGCGAAGAATTCTCTTCCTTCCCAGCTGCTTCTGCTTCTACTTCTGCTCCAGCTGCTGAAGCcgaggaagatgacgacgaaGTCGACCTATTCGGTTccgatgacgaagaagctgatgaagaagctgaaaagatcaaggcTCAAAGAGTCGCTGACTACCAAGCTAGAAAGGCTAACAAGCCAGCTAAGCCAGCTGCCAAGTCGATTGTCACCTTGGACGTCAAGCCATGGGATGATGAGACCGATTTGGAACAAATGACCGCTAACGTCAAGGCCATCGAGATTGAAGGTTTGACCTGGGGTGCTCACCAATTCATTCCAATTGGTTTCggtatcaagaagttgcaaATCAACTGTGTCGTAGAAGACGACAAGGTCCCTATGGATGATCTACaacaagcaattgaagatgatgatgaccACGTTCAATCTACCGATGTTGCTGCTATGCAAAAATTGTAA
- the VPS8 gene encoding CORVET complex membrane-binding subunit VPS8 (similar to Saccharomyces cerevisiae VPS8 (YAL002W); ancestral locus Anc_4.129) produces MQDEVTETSIISNGSTDDLSSVSFLDFRSKVGSPERADGLSKVEMPGKDEDFFQNPKNCASLMNWSSLNKIYPILGAYGGPTSIYPTKYCSVIGTAKGVIMIFSAKQLLLNTLVPRNKESNHNDYLRSPVVAIVVSADGTHLAASYQSGDVFIWNLNAVEGEMRNTGLKTLTDPLDAILHIAKHRGNVINGMGFVALRHTALIVSDNSGQIMYHNGYRSRLWALTYSSERIIEISSRNQLMNSKVAPYAENGGSLHLVAVLTSVDLAVVSTNPHLTTLFHEKLPPKVTRSPLTNSCLSWYRDSSRVAYSVNRRIGVFIFNDLPSFTLQSRLYWDADEPILSLQWVNERLLGILTISHQFLMVDVQNDFNSVIELDLLPHDLLIPLDKHFAIRDNELYLLTHYTFKIGKFVTWLDITLSRVQKGDYIGALTFFRSLLRPDLPIASLIKVARKQRKKEEQLRRPFYNLSLAALRFVLGQSTVDYNEVYSLFSMVLQIVGMFQDEDVRRGYTDSFLEQSLEFFGDEKSDILFEVLVNHIMEGSLTVLPPLIFKKMLKHYADIGRTAAVEELIVMLDPKMLDIDLAVKLCIEYGLFDALVYIWNEIFGDYITPLVDAICKVSQLPQKCTLFANLEVKDMIKIFDYLSFTLTGRRYPGTTPITPLELQAQVKTNLYSVAFSGTCIEWPAGGSEKIHTKLEPSDEPAFPYFKLLLEYNPVRFLSTLNEAFEDPYFNESDPLLGSEQQTVPVNRQNIIHVMLDIIRSSPDDKSLQKALLAIFVAGNSAKYTQFIHLSNQDLEKVTDALCQYPQPELRKDLQMALESLVTAYTPYDTEKLIMRLKEKDFKRVLFTMYLKTKRYVDLFLLVVESRDTGTDFDEDIVPLVKLVLAKTRLDAIAHVSIINIIKDNFPWLVEKLGPERAALSFENYDSEIHNFVMTLHDQKSQREYLGTVSMLPSSQHLNLELKKLYIELTIEKMSREKLIPWLDSINFKNVDAHLVLSLLLARKHFEGASVIHMRLQKYTAVVDDLLHCLREWFQLESQPYQILDSYLALAVDAANASHEDRQANWTNLLACLIEQYGNHKMNSEHRENCNKALQKLFVRLAISDAPSKGDNIGEFWTILTGVLEHQDVIMRRAQDLKELLLDIFKAYNIQEHISRMILKIVEDSSGGITRQYNDRLQNGHSIYNDECEACGKKIWGKGLNPDIFRVWEAEMRKMLNYKDVKGLSIIVFFCRHGFHKGCLDNLGQYEDAYFCLICNKQK; encoded by the coding sequence ATGCAAGATGAGGTTACCGAGACAAGTATCATTTCGAATGGTAGTACAGATGATTTGAGCAGCGTGAGCTTTCTCGATTTTAGATCAAAGGTAGGTTCTCCTGAAAGAGCGGATGGGCTCTCGAAAGTAGAGATGCCAGGGAAGGATGAagacttttttcaaaatccGAAGAATTGTGCTTCATTAATGAATTGGAGTTcattgaataaaatttACCCAATTTTAGGGGCATATGGTGGTCCTACATCTATCTATCCGACAAAATATTGTTCAGTGATTGGGACTGCAAAGGGAGTAATAATGATATTCAGTGCAAAACAACTCCTACTCAATACTTTGGTGCCTCGGAATAAAGAAAGTAATCATAACGATTATTTGCGATCTCCTGTAGTTGCTATTGTAGTGAGTGCCGATGGAACTCATTTAGCTGCGAGTTACCAAAGTGGCGATGTCTTTATATGGAATTTGAATGCTGTGGAGGGTGAAATGCGAAATACGGGCCTAAAGACTCTCACTGATCCTTTGGATGCTATACTTCATATTGCGAAGCATCGTGGTAATGTCATCAATGGTATGGGATTTGTCGCTTTAAGACACACTGCGTTAATTGTTAGTGATAATTCTGGTCAAATAATGTATCATAACGGGTATCGATCTCGTCTCTGGGCCCTGACGTATAGCTCTGAACGAATAATCGAGATCAGCTCCAGAAATCAACTGATGAATTCAAAAGTGGCACCTTACGCGGAGAACGGGGGTTCTTTGCATCTTGTTGCCGTTTTAACCTCCGTCGATTTAGCCGTGGTATCCACAAACCCCCATCTCACTACCCTTTTCCATGAAAAATTGCCGCCAAAAGTAACTCGAAGTCCTTTGACAAATAGTTGTCTATCGTGGTACCGGGACTCATCCCGGGTGGCATATTCAGTCAATCGCAGAATAGGTGTCTTTATCTTTAACGATTTGCCGTCAtttactttgcaaagcagGCTTTACTGGGATGCCGACGAGCCAATACTGTCTTTGCAATGGGTAAATGAGCGACTATTGGGTATTCTAACCATCTCGCATCAATTTTTAATGGttgatgttcaaaatgACTTTAATTCTGTAATAGAGCTGGACCTATTACCTCATGATCTCTTGATCCCACTCGATAAGCATTTTGCAATACGTGACAACGAGCTTTACTTATTAACACACTAtactttcaagattggtAAGTTCGTCACCTGGCTAGATATCACACTGAGTCGCGTCCAGAAGGGTGACTATATCGGCGCattgactttcttcagGTCTTTGCTAAGACcagatcttccaattgCGAGTCTTATCAAAGTGGCACGtaagcaaagaaagaaagaagagcagCTAAGGCGGCCGTTCTACAATTTATCTTTGGCGGCTTTAAGATTTGTTCTTGGACAATCAACTGTCGATTATAACGAGGTTTATTCACTTTTCTCCATGGTTTTGCAGATTGTTGGAATGTTTCAAGATGAGGATGTTAGAAGAGGTTACACGGATTCATTCCTCGAGCAATCTCTGGAATTTTTCGGGGATGAGAAATCTGACATTTTGTTTGAAGTATTGGTCAATCACATAATGGAAGGATCATTAACTGTCTTACCGCCACtaattttcaagaagatgttgaaacaTTACGCGGATATCGGGAGAACAGCCGCGGTTGAGGAGTTGATTGTAATGCTTGATCCCAAAATGTTGGACATAGATCTTGCGGTAAAACTTTGCATAGAGTATGGACTCTTCGATGCACTGGTATACATCTGGAATGAGATTTTCGGCGACTACATTACTCCCCTTGTGGATGCAATTTGTAAGGTTAGCCAGTTGCCTCAGAAATGCACTTTATTCGCCAATTTAGAAGTGAAGGATATGATAAAGATTTTTGATTACCTTTCATTTACTCTCACCGGAAGACGTTATCCTGGAACGACGCCCATAACTCCGTTAGAATTACAAGCACAGGTCAAGACGAATCTGTACAGTGTGGCTTTCAGTGGAACTTGCATCGAATGGCCTGCCGGTGGCTctgaaaagattcacaCCAAATTAGAACCGTCAGATGAGCCCGCATTTCCATATTTTAAGCTGCTATTGGAATACAATCCAGTAAGATTCTTATCGACATTAAACGAAGCCTTTGAAGATCCCTATTTCAACGAGAGTGATCCACTGCTAGGCAGCGAGCAGCAGACGGTTCCGGTCAATCGTCAAAATATCATTCATGTCATGCTGGACATTATTCGCAGTAGTCCCGACGACAAAAGCTTGCAAAAGGCGCTGCTAGCTATATTTGTGGCCGGAAACTCAGCGAAATACACTCAGTTCATCCACCTATCCAatcaagatcttgaaaaggtGACTGATGCTCTTTGCCAGTACCCACAGCCGGAGCTCAGGAAGGATCTTCAAATGGCTCTTGAGTCTCTTGTCACAGCATACACTCCTTACGACACTGAAAAGCTCATTATGCGACTTAAAGAAaaggatttcaaaagaGTTCTTTTTACAATGTACTTAAAGACCAAGAGATACGTTGATCTATTTCTTTTAGTGGTCGAGTCTCGTGATACTGGGACGGATTTCGATGAAGACATCGTGCCGCTTGTGAAACTGGTGTTAGCAAAGACCAGGCTTGACGCCATTGCGCACGTCTCGATTATCAATATCATAAAGGATAACTTCCCTTGGTTAGTGGAGAAGTTAGGGCCCGAGAGAGCTGCCTTGAGTTTCGAAAACTACGATTCGGAGATCCATAATTTTGTGATGACGCTTCATGATCAAAAATCCCAGCGAGAATATTTGGGGACAGTATCGATGTTGCCATCTTCGCAGCATTTAAACCTCGAGCTCAAAAAGCTATACATCGAGCTGACAATCGAAAAAATGAGCAGAGAGAAACTGATCCCTTGGTTGGACAgtataaatttcaaaaatgtggaTGCTCATCTCGTTCTCAGTCTCCTTCTAGCAAGAAAGCATTTCGAGGGAGCATCAGTTATTCACATGCGTCTCCAGAAGTACACAGCAGTTGTTGATGACTTGCTTCATTGCCTTAGAGAATGGTTTCAGCTAGAGTCTCAACCATATCAAATTCTCGACAGTTATCTAGCGTTAGCGGTCGATGCTGCTAACGCTTCACATGAAGACAGACAAGCCAATTGGACAAACTTATTAGCTTGTTTGATCGAACAGTACGGCAACCATAAAATGAACAGCGAGCACAGAGAAAATTGCAACAAAGCCTTACAGAAGCTCTTTGTCAGGCTTGCTATCTCCGATGCACCCTCAAAAGGGGACAATATTGGAGAGTTTTGGACTATCCTTACTGGTGTTTTAGAACACCAAGACGTAATAATGCGGAGAGCtcaggatttgaaagagctgCTTCTGGACATTTTTAAGGCATATAATATTCAGGAACACATATCgaggatgattttgaagatagtGGAAGATTCTTCCGGAGGTATTACACGGCAATACAATGATCGCCTTCAAAATGGCCATTCAATTTATAACGACGAGTGTGAGGCTTGTGGAAAGAAAATATGGGGAAAAGGTCTCAATCCTGATATATTTCGAGTTTGGGAAGCTGAGATGAGAAAAATGCTCAACTATAAGGATGTGAAAGGCTTATCCATCATAGTGTTCTTTTGTCGTCATGGATTCCATAAAGGCTGCCTAGACAATCTGGGACAATACGAAGATGCATATTTCTGCTTGATATGCAATAAACAAAAATAA